The Manihot esculenta cultivar AM560-2 chromosome 1, M.esculenta_v8, whole genome shotgun sequence genome has a window encoding:
- the LOC110617073 gene encoding protein CHAPERONE-LIKE PROTEIN OF POR1, chloroplastic, translating to MASFLLSNPTISSPFLPQKLINYEQNTRNRTTPYSRPISRSTRTLTSVKCAVDAPYEGNIPKFPRMNVWDPYKRLGISPYASEEEIWSSRNFLLQQYAGHERSEESIEAAFEKLLMTSFKERKKTKINLKTRLKKKVEESPPWVKSLLNFVELPPAEVIFRRLFLFAFMGGWSIMNSAEGGPAFQVAVSLAACIYFLNEKTKNLGRAFIIGLGSLAAGWVCGSIFLPMVPTVLINPTWTLELLTSLVAYLFLFVACTFLK from the exons ATGGCTTCCTTTCTCCTCTCCAACCCTACTATTTCCTCTCCTTTCCTCCCCCAGAAACT CATAAATTATGAGCAGAACACCAGAAATAGGACAACACCTTATAGCCGCCCTATTTCGAGAAGCACTAGAACCCTTACCAGCGTTAAGTGTGCTGTGGATGCACCTTATGAAG GTAATATCCCAAAATTTCCTCGAATGAATGTTTGGGATCCTTATAAGCGTCTTGGTATCAGTCCTTATGCTTCTGAGGAGGAAATTTGGTCATCACGGAATTTTCTCTTACAGCAATATGCTGGACATGAGAGAAGTGAAGAATCAATAGAGGCTGCTTTCGAGAAATTGTTGATGACCAGctttaaagaaaggaagaaaacaaaaattaatttgaaaaccaGACTAAAAAAGAAAGTGGAAGAGTCCCCACCTTGGGTTAAGTCTTTACTCAATTTTGTGGAACTGCCTCCAGCTGAAGTTATTTTTAGAAGATTGTTCCTCTTTGCATTCATGGGTGGCTGGAGTATCATGAATTCTGCTGAAGGCGGACCAGCTTTTCAG GTGGCCGTGTCTTTGGCAGCTTGCATATATTTCCTCAATGAGAAGACAAAGAACTTGGGCAGAGCTTTCATTATTGG TCTTGGATCTCTTGCAGCTGGGTGGGTATGCGGCTCAATATTTCTTCCCATGGTTCCAACAGTTCTAATAAACCCAACTTGGACACTCGAACTTCTTACTTCATTGGTAGCGTATCTTTTCTTGTTTGTGGCATGTACTTTTCTAAAATGA
- the LOC110616034 gene encoding tetraspanin-11, translating into MVRVSNIVLGIFNVIILIIGLGAIGIGFFFYLGSNSECEKGMENQLMIMGGALFVVSLLGLIGSCYGINFLLMLYLVVMFFLIVAFMVFTIFAITVTNEASGKVMSRTKIMNFRTWIEDYFVTEQNWNQIKTCLIDAKVCISLGADVENDVAQFYKKNLSPIQLGCCKPPAECGFIYRNVTVWIKPKAGAAVKNVDCKRWSNELNTLCYNCDTCKAGMVSNIKYKWKQLAIVNACITVILVVLYSIGCCARRNNSSNKVYGKFKGYKPYP; encoded by the exons ATGGTTCGTGTGAGCAACATCGTATTAGGAATCTTTAACGTTATAATTTTGATCATAGGTCTTGGAGCCATTGGCATCGGCTTCTTTTTCTACCTGGGAAGCAATTCTGAGTGCGAGAAAGGGATGGAAAATCAATTAATGATAATGGGTGGAGCTTTGTTTGTGGTTTCATTATTAGGGTTGATTGGTTCTTGTTATGGGATCAATTTTCTTTTGATGCTTTACTTAGTTGTCATGTTTTTTCTGATCGTGGCATTCATGGTGTTCACCATTTTCGCCATTACTGTAACCAATGAAGCTTCTGGTAAGGTCATGTCGAGGACAAAGATCATGAATTTTAGGACATGGATTGAGGATTATTTTGTCACTGAGCAGAACTGGAATCAGATCAAGACATGTTTGATTGATGCTAAGGTCTGCATCAGTCTTGGAGCTGATGTTGAAAACGATGTCGCCCAATTTTACAAGAAGAATCTCTCTCCTATAcag CTTGGGTGTTGCAAGCCACCAGCAGAATGCGGATTCATATATAGGAATGTAACAGTGTGGATAAAGCCAAAAGCAGGAGCAGCAGTGAAAAATGTTGACTGCAAAAGATGGAGCAACGAGCTGAATACACTGTGCTACAACTGCGACACATGCAAGGCTGGGATGGTGAGTAACATAAAGTATAAGTGGAAACAATTGGCAATTGTGAATGCTTGTATCACTGTTATCCTCGTCGTTTTATATTCCATTGGTTGCTGTGCAAGGAGGAACAACTCTTCTAACAAAGTTTATGGCAAATTTAAAGGATACAAACCTTACCCTTGA
- the LOC110625998 gene encoding tetraspanin-8 has protein sequence MARLSSTLFLLFNLMALASGCFGVGSYLYFQIHRVTDCQNVVQKPLMVMGIILIVMSFLGLVGAIFKLTCLLWIYSVVALLVLAGLTAFALFVYTVEDTSGSGGLAGLGFKKHNAGGDYTQWLQNMVIDGKHWNGIRTCLIDHEICKRLENTVQNSQDFYLKKLSPVQSGCCRPPIYCGFEYKNATFWVTPKSGKVSNERDCNLWSNKQEKLCYNCNTCKAAVIKKSRNTWKIFAILDSIDIAILLIAYALSCCTRNHIVSDTKYNRVHP, from the exons ATGGCTCGCCTGAGTAGCACCCTTTTCTTATTGTTTAACTTAATGGCTTTAGCATCCGGTTGTTTCGGGGTCGGCTCGTATCTCTACTTCCAAATTCATAGAGTCACTGACTGCCAAAATGTGGTGCAGAAGCCTCTAATGGTGATGGGGATAATTTTGATTGTGATGTCATTTCTAGGGTTGGTGGGTGCAATCTTCAAGCTCACTTGTCTGCTGTGGATATACTCTGTGGTGGCTTTGTTGGTGCTGGCTGGGCTCACAGCCTTTGCTCTTTTTGTGTACACGGTTGAAGACACAAGTGGCAGCGGTGGCCTGGCTGGGTTAGGATTTAAGAAGCATAATGCTGGGGGAGATTACACACAGTGGCTGCAGAATATGGTTATAGATGGGAAGCATTGGAATGGCATTAGGACTTGCTTGATTGATCATGAGATTTGTAAGCGGCTTGAAAATACTGTTCAGAATTCTCAGGATTTTTATCTCAAGAAATTATCTCCTGTGCag TCGGGTTGCTGCAGACCACCAATATACTGTGGATTTGAATACAAGAATGCAACTTTCTGGGTAACACCAAAATCAGGGAAGGTTTCAAATGAAAGAGACTGCAATTTATGGAGCAATAAGCAGGAGAAGCTATGCTACAATTGCAACACTTGCAAAGCAGCAGTCATAAAAAAGAGTAGAAACACTTGGAAAATATTTGCTATACTTGACTCCATTGACATTGCTATTCTCCTTATCGCCTATGCTCTTAGTTGCTGCACTAGGAATCACATCGTCTCTGATACTAAATACAACAGGGTACATCCTTGA
- the LOC110624827 gene encoding enolase 1, chloroplastic, with protein MALATQPASTATLLKKSFFSAKPQSSISTSIPFPSVKPRSLVVRNSVTVSPPSPAKIAKECKVKSVKARQIIDSRGNPTVEVDLIADDLYRSAVPSGASTGIYEALELRDGDKSVYGGKGVLNAVKNINDILGPKLIGVDVRNQDDVDAIMLEIDGTPNKSKLGANAILGVSLSICRAGAGVKGVPLYKHIQEISGTKELVMPVPAFNVINGGSHAGNNLAMQEFMILPVGATSFAEALRMGSEVYHTLKGIIKAKYGQDACNVGDEGGFAPNVQDNREGLVLLMDAIEKAGYTGKIKIGMDVAASEFLTKDGRYDLNFKKQPNDGAHVLSAQSLGELYKDFINDFPIVSIEDPFDQDDWNSWASLQSSVDIQLVGDDLLVTNPKRIAEAIQKKACNGLLLKVNQIGTVTESIRAALDSKAAGWGVMVSHRSGETEDNFIADLSVGLASGQIKTGAPCRSERLAKYNQLLRIEEELGNVRYAGEAFRSP; from the exons ATGGCTTTGGCCACTCAACCAGCCTCCACCGCCACCCTCCTCAAAAAGTCTTTCTTTTCTGCCAAACCCCAATCTTCCATTTCCACTTCCATTCCATTTCCTTCAGTAAAGCCTCGTTCTTTAGTTGTCCGCAACTCAGTCACGGTGTCGCCACCTTCACCGGCGAAGATCGCCAAGGAATGCAAAGTCAAGTCCGTGAAGGCAAGGCAGATCATTGACAGCCGAGGGAATCCCACCGTTGAGGTTGATCTCATCGCTGATGATCTTTACCGATCCGCCGTCCCCAGTGGCGCCTCCACTGGGATCTATGAGGCTTTGGAGCTTAGAGATGGGGACAAGAGTGTCTATGGTGGTAAAGGTGTTCTTAATGCCGTTAAAAACATCAATGACATATTGGGTCCTAAGCTAATAGGCGTTGATGTCAG AAACCAAGATGATGTGGATGCTATTATGCTGGAAATTGATGGAACTCCAAACAAGTCAAAACTGGGAGCTAATGCTATCCTTGGGGTGTCTCTGAGCATTTGTCGAGCAGGTGCTGGAGTGAAAGGAGTGCCCTTGTACAAGCACATTCAGGAAATTTCAGGAACAAAGGAACTTGTCATGCCAGTTCCTGCTTTTAATGTCATAAATGGAGGCAGTCATGCTGGAAATAACTTAGCCATGCAAGAATTTATGATACTCCCAGTAGGTGCAACTTCCTTTGCCGAGGCTCTCCGCATGGGTAGTGAAG TTTATCATACACTGAAGGGAATTATCAAGGCGAAGTATGGACAGGATGCTTGCAATGTCGGAGACGAAGGGGGATTCGCTCCTAATGTGCAGGATAATAGGGAGGGACTAGTTTTACTCATGGACGCAATTGAAAAGGCTGGTTACACGGGGAAG ATCAAAATTGGAATGGATGTTGCTGCTTCTGAGTTTCTCACAAAGGATGGAAGATATGATTTGAACTTTAAGAAACAACCGAATGATGGAGCTCATGTGCTCTCAGCTCAGAGCCTTGGTGAACTCTACAAGGATTTTATCAATGATTTCCCCATTGTATCCATTGAAGATCCTTTCGACCAAGATGATTGGAATTCATGGGCTTCGCTACAATCTTCAGTTGATATCCAACTTGTTGGGGATGACTTGTTGGTCACAAATCCAAAGAGAATAGCTGAAGCAATTCAGAAAAAGGCTTGCAATGGTTTACTTCTCAAG GTTAACCAGATTGGAACAGTGACTGAATCCATTAGGGCAGCACTCGACTCAAAAGCTGCGGGTTGGGGTGTGATGGTTAGCCACCGAAGTGGTGAAACTGAGGACAACTTTATTGCTGACCTTTCTGTTGGTTTGGCCAGTGGACAG ATAAAAACCGGAGCTCCTTGCAGAAGTGAAAGATTGGCCAAGTATAATCAG CTTCTGCGAATTGAAGAGGAACTTGGAAATGTTCGTTATGCCGGTGAAGCTTTCAGATCCCCTTAG
- the LOC110624829 gene encoding plant cysteine oxidase 3 isoform X2 — translation MVEHGSYSKVQALNDLCATTFTPSGIPSPSSPAIRKLCSLLDTIHAADVGLKEENPDDDWGHGFFGLDRLSQAARWSQPITYIDIYECDSFTMCIFCFPTSSVIPLHDHPGMTVFSKVLYGSLHVKAYDWVEPPCIYESKGSSCPPVKLAKLAVDKVLTAPCGTSVLYPKSGGNLHCFTAVTPCAVLDILTPPYMEDAGRKCTYYHDYPYSSFSTRNGTEIRDGKEDDYAWLAEMGTPDNLYMRQGVYTGPAVNV, via the exons ATGGTGGAGCACGGCTCTTATTCTAAAGTTCAGGCTCTTAACGACCTCTGTGCAACCACCTTCACGCCTTCGGGgattccttctccttcttccccAGCTATCCGCAAGCTCTGTTCTCTTCtgg ACACAATTCATGCTGCTGATGTAGGGCTTAAAGAGGAAAATCCAGATGATGATTGGGGGCATGGCTTTTTCGGGCTTGACCGATTAAGTCAGGCAGCTCGATGGTCTCAACCAATTACATACATTGATATTTATGAGTGTGATAGTTTTACG ATGTGTATATTCTGCTTTCCTACTTCCTCAGTTATTCCGCTCCATGACCATCCTGGCATGACTGTTTTCAGTAAAGTTCTCTATGGCTCCTTGCACGTGAAAGCTTATGATTGGGTTGAACCTCCCTGCATTTATGAAAGCAAGGGATCTAGTTGTCCACCAG TAAAGTTGGCAAAGCTAGCAGTGGATAAAGTTTTGACAGCTCCATGTGGGACATCAGTCTTATACCCAAAAAGTGGGGGAAATCTCCATTGTTTCACTGCAGTCACCCCTTGTGCTGTGCTTGACATTCTCACACCACCTTACATGGAAGATGCAGGGAGGAAATGTACTTACTACCATGATTACCCTTATTCTTCCTTCT CTACAAGAAATGGAACTGAGATAAGGGACGGTAAAGAAGACGACTATGCATGGCTTGCAGAGATGGGAACACCAGACAATCTTTATATGCGCCAAGGTGTATATACAGGCCCAGCTGTTAATGTTTAG
- the LOC110624829 gene encoding plant cysteine oxidase 3 isoform X1 — protein MTKIFSKLHQVTDKARRILSGARNNPLFCVCFRSHVNMVEHGSYSKVQALNDLCATTFTPSGIPSPSSPAIRKLCSLLDTIHAADVGLKEENPDDDWGHGFFGLDRLSQAARWSQPITYIDIYECDSFTMCIFCFPTSSVIPLHDHPGMTVFSKVLYGSLHVKAYDWVEPPCIYESKGSSCPPVKLAKLAVDKVLTAPCGTSVLYPKSGGNLHCFTAVTPCAVLDILTPPYMEDAGRKCTYYHDYPYSSFSTRNGTEIRDGKEDDYAWLAEMGTPDNLYMRQGVYTGPAVNV, from the exons ATGaccaaaatattttcaaaattacatCAAGTAACTGATAAAGCCAGAAGGATTCTTTCAGGAGCCAGAAACAACCCGCTTTTCTGTGTGTGTTTCAGGAGCCACGTAAACATGGTGGAGCACGGCTCTTATTCTAAAGTTCAGGCTCTTAACGACCTCTGTGCAACCACCTTCACGCCTTCGGGgattccttctccttcttccccAGCTATCCGCAAGCTCTGTTCTCTTCtgg ACACAATTCATGCTGCTGATGTAGGGCTTAAAGAGGAAAATCCAGATGATGATTGGGGGCATGGCTTTTTCGGGCTTGACCGATTAAGTCAGGCAGCTCGATGGTCTCAACCAATTACATACATTGATATTTATGAGTGTGATAGTTTTACG ATGTGTATATTCTGCTTTCCTACTTCCTCAGTTATTCCGCTCCATGACCATCCTGGCATGACTGTTTTCAGTAAAGTTCTCTATGGCTCCTTGCACGTGAAAGCTTATGATTGGGTTGAACCTCCCTGCATTTATGAAAGCAAGGGATCTAGTTGTCCACCAG TAAAGTTGGCAAAGCTAGCAGTGGATAAAGTTTTGACAGCTCCATGTGGGACATCAGTCTTATACCCAAAAAGTGGGGGAAATCTCCATTGTTTCACTGCAGTCACCCCTTGTGCTGTGCTTGACATTCTCACACCACCTTACATGGAAGATGCAGGGAGGAAATGTACTTACTACCATGATTACCCTTATTCTTCCTTCT CTACAAGAAATGGAACTGAGATAAGGGACGGTAAAGAAGACGACTATGCATGGCTTGCAGAGATGGGAACACCAGACAATCTTTATATGCGCCAAGGTGTATATACAGGCCCAGCTGTTAATGTTTAG